The region CCAACGCTGCAATAACGCGTTCGACCAAAACTTCCGGAGCCGACGCGCCTGCTGAAATCCCGACGGTCTGGACGCCTTCAAACCACTCGTCGCGCAGGCACGTTTCATCGTCGATGAGAAACGCGCGTGTACCGCACGCTTCGGCGACTTCGCGCAGGCGCTGCGAATTCGAACTGTTCTGCGCGCCGATAACCAGAATCAAATCGCAACGCGGCGCGAGGTCTTTGACGGCGAGCTGGCGGTTGGTTGTCGCGTAACAGATGTCTTCTTTGGGCGGCTGCGTGAGGGTTGGAAATTTGGCTTTGAGCGCCGCGATAATATCGCGAGTGTCATCAACCGAAAGCGTGGTTTGGGTCAGGAAGACGATTTTGTCGGTCTGAGGCAACGTAAGTTTCTCGACATCATCCAAATCGGCGACGAGGTGCATCGCGTAGGGTGCTTCGCCCATCGTGCCTTCGACTTCTTCGTGGCCTGGATGACCGATAAGCACAATATCGTAGCCGTTTTTGGCGTAGCGAATCGCTTCGAGATGCACTTTCGTGACAAGCGGGCACGTCGCGTCGATAACGAAAAGATGCTTTTCTTTGGCGCGCTGGCGCACCGCAGGCGAAACGCCATGCGCCGAAAACACGCACACAACCGGATTCTGCGCTGTGCCATCGGGAATTTCTTCCAACTCGCTGACGAAAACGGCGCCTTTGTCGCGCAAAGAATCGACGACAAAACGGTTATGCACGATTTCCTTGCGCACATAAACCGGCTGCGTTACTTTCAGCGCTTCTTCGACAATATCGACGGCGCGCACAACGCCCGCGCAAAACCCACGCGGGCGAACTAACAAAACATTCTGCAACATAAAAGAGATTTTACAGCAAAAAGAGTCCGGTCGATTTCGACCGTACTCTTTGGTGTCGTGACTTGAAAATTAAGGGCAGCCTGTAAGTGTGGCATCACCTGTAAATGCGCTGGGAGAGACTTTCTCTGGACGGCTCCATTTTACGTGGCCATCGACATACGCAAGGTTCAATCCACTCAAATGGCGCGAAGAAATCGGGTTGCCAATGGTAAAGAAGCCATCGTCGGTCGATGTTGTTGCTGGATACGGATCGGCAGCGGTCGGTCCGGAAGCTTCTTCGCTCAAGAGCATCATCGACGAAGGTTGGTTAATGGCTGCCAGCGATTTGCCCAGGTAGAATTGGTCGGAACTGACGCCCGAATAAAGACACTCATTAGACGAATAAGAATTGCCGCTATTTTTGCCTTGCGTATCACTCGGGCAGACGTAAATTTGCACACTTTTCGTATAAGGGTAAATAGAACCCAATTCCGGTCTGTAACCGCCCGCTACCGTGTTGGCCGAACCCGCTGTCCGGACTATCCACCCACCGACGGCATTATTTGCAGTTGCCGAATGCGATGATAGCGGCAAGCGCTCGTCGTAATCCTGCGTATATTGCATAAATCCGAGACCAAGCTGTTTGAGGTTGCTCTGGCAACTTGAACGCCGCGCGTTTTCGCGTGCGCGTGCGAAAACAGGGAAGAGAATTGAAGCAAGGATTGCAATGATAGCGATTACAACGAGAAGTTCGATAAGTGTAAAACCACGGCGTTTCATAATGTCTCCGAAGACCTGAAAGAAAGAAATTCGAATTGATTGACACCAAACGACTGTGA is a window of Abditibacteriaceae bacterium DNA encoding:
- the ispH gene encoding 4-hydroxy-3-methylbut-2-enyl diphosphate reductase — encoded protein: MLQNVLLVRPRGFCAGVVRAVDIVEEALKVTQPVYVRKEIVHNRFVVDSLRDKGAVFVSELEEIPDGTAQNPVVCVFSAHGVSPAVRQRAKEKHLFVIDATCPLVTKVHLEAIRYAKNGYDIVLIGHPGHEEVEGTMGEAPYAMHLVADLDDVEKLTLPQTDKIVFLTQTTLSVDDTRDIIAALKAKFPTLTQPPKEDICYATTNRQLAVKDLAPRCDLILVIGAQNSSNSQRLREVAEACGTRAFLIDDETCLRDEWFEGVQTVGISAGASAPEVLVERVIAALEARGAANVEALEVIPEDVFFPLPKNLREIPLMAA
- a CDS encoding DUF1559 domain-containing protein, producing MKRRGFTLIELLVVIAIIAILASILFPVFARARENARRSSCQSNLKQLGLGFMQYTQDYDERLPLSSHSATANNAVGGWIVRTAGSANTVAGGYRPELGSIYPYTKSVQIYVCPSDTQGKNSGNSYSSNECLYSGVSSDQFYLGKSLAAINQPSSMMLLSEEASGPTAADPYPATTSTDDGFFTIGNPISSRHLSGLNLAYVDGHVKWSRPEKVSPSAFTGDATLTGCP